Genomic DNA from Deltaproteobacteria bacterium:
TTGTTGAGAGTGAAACGCAAACCCGCGCCCCCGGCAACCTTGGGATCGAAATCCTCCATGGTGGCCGCGTCCGGAAACGCGTCCCCAACGGCACCGAACACGGCCCCACCCCAACGCCCATTGGCAAAAAAATTGATTGGGAAACGGTACTCCGCCCTGATGGCCGCCGCGTTTTTATCCTTGAAAACATTTTCGTAAAGCCCGCGCATCGGGGGGGTGGGATATTCATAGAAAGGCACCTCACCACTGGTCAGGACCATGGATGCCTGCAGGGCCAAAACACCGTCCTCGAACACAGGGCGGTAGTGTCTGAAATCCAAAGCGTAGCAGTCGTAATCGAACTCACTGCCCATCCATTCCCGATAGATCCATGCCCAGACCTTGTACCAGCTCCCCTCCGAAGGAAAAAACAGGTTGTCGCGGGTGTCCCATTCGACCACCGGCCCGACACCCGATTGGATTCCACCCCGGGTGCCGACAAGGTCACCCCGATCGATCACGCCGCCGGATTTCTCATCTGCAATGCGGGTGTTTTTCCAATCGAGGGTCACGCCCGCACGGAGACCACCGATAACCGTATGAGTTAACCAGGGCTGCACCGTGATATACTCGTCGGTGTAGGTTTCCTCCAGGTCATCGATCTGATCCGGCCCAATTCCCGATCCATTCCCGATGCCGAAAAAGCTGGTGGGCCAATTCAGGTAGGCCACGTTCATGAAAAGCCTGCCGCGCTGTTCATTGAAATATTTCTCCGGGGCCAGCCTCAAGAAAAACTGGTTCTCGAGGGTGTAGGCCGCCATCAGCTGCAGGTTGTCCGGCCGCGATTCGACCCGCTCGTCTCCATCCCTCAAGGTGAACACGGCACCACCACCCAGGGCCAGGCTGGTTTCGGGGGTATAATAAATCACCGGAAAGGGGGTAACACCCAGGCCGCTTGTGTGCGCTTCGCCGGAGGCACCTGCGGAACCGGCTTCCACCACGGTTTTTCCGGTGGCAGCGGTATCGTCGGCGTCGGTTGTTTCCAATGCTTCTTCCGCACCGGCAGCCAACGACAGACACAGCAACAGACAGATAAGTATCAGAAGATGTATAGGTAATTTGGTTGGTACGATCATAAGCATCAAAAAACAAAATTCCCTGAATTTTTTTCAAAGAAAAAATTCAGGGAATTTTGTTTTTTACATACCGAGGTAGGCCTTTTTGACCTCTTCGTCGACCATCAGGTTTTGACTGGTGTCGGACAGAATGATCTTGCCGTTCTCCATCACATATCCCCTGTGCGCCACTTTCAGCGCCAGGTTGGCATTCTGTTCCACCAGAAAAATGGTGGTGTTGTTTTCCGTGTTGATCTTTTCGATGATTTCAAAAATCTGTTTGACCACCAGGGGCGCCAGCCCCAGGGATGGTTCATCGAGCAGCATCAGGCGCGGTCTGGCCATCAGCGCCCGGCCCACGGCCAGCATCTGCTGCTCGCCGCCGCTGAGCGTGCCGCCGGCCTGGCCGCGCCTTTGAGCGAGAATCGGAAACAGCTCGAAGATGTATTCCATGTCCCTCTTGATCTCGGCGGTGTCGGTTCTCAGGAAAGCGCCCATGTCGAGGTTTTCGCTGACCGTCAGGTAGGGAAAAATGCGGCGCCCTTCCGGTACCTGGCAGATGCCCAGCGCGACGATCTCGTTGGGCGACAACCCGCCGATGGGCTGCCCCATGAAAAGGATCTCCCCGCTGCGTGGTGGCACGACACCGGATATGGACATGAGGGTGGTGGTTTTACCGGCGCCGTTGGCGCCGATCAGGGTGATGATCTCTCCTTCGGATATCTTTATATCGACCCCTTTCAGGGCCTGGATATTACCGTAATACGTTCTGATGTCCCTGACTTCAAGCATCCACGTCTTCTCCCAGATAGGCCTTGATAACGTCTGGGTTGCTCTTGATCTCTTTGGGCGTACCCTCGGCTATTTTTTTACCATAGTCCACCACGTAGATCATATCGGACAGGCTCATCACCAGCTTCATGTCATGTTCGATCAGCAGAATGGATATCTTTTCCCGGTCGCGAATCTGGATGATGAGATCGTCCAGCTCCCTGGTTTCCCTGGCGTTCATACCGGCGGCGGGTTCGTCCAGCAGCAGGATGAAGGGCTCGGTGGCCATGGCCCGTGCAATCTCGAGGCGCCGCTGGGCGCCGTAGGGCAGGTTCTTGGCATACTCGTTCACGTATTGCTCCAGCCCGATTTTCTCGAGCATCGCGTAGCTGTCCACCAACACCTGCTCCTCTTCCTTCCGGGTTCTCGGGTTGCGGAAGATCGCCCCGGGAATACCGGCATGCATGCGGCAGTGGCGCCCGATCATGACGTTTTCCAGCACGGTCATGTTCTGGAAGAGCCGGATGTTCTGAAAGGTGCGTGCCAGGCCCTGTTCGGTCACATGATTGGGTTTGAGCCCGTTGAGTTTCTTCTTTTTTTTGCCTTTCGGAGCGATCAGCATCTCACCCCTGGTGGGTTTGTAGATGCCGGTAATGCAGTTGAAAAAGGTGGTCTTGCCGGCGCCGTTGGGGCCGATCAGGGCGACGATCTGGTTCTCCTGCACCTCGAGATCCAGGCTGTCCAGGGCGCGCAGGCCCCCGAAATCCTTGGTCAGCTCTTTTACTTGGAGAATCGGTTCCATGCTATGTTTGCCTGTTTTTCTCGAACTTATAGGTTCGGCGGACGTTGCTGATAATGCCCTCGGGCCTGAACACCATCATGATCACCAGAATGGCGCCGAACATCAGCATGCGGTATTCGGAAAAGGCCCGCAGGTATTCCGGCAGCAGGATCAGAACCATGGCGCCGCAGATCACACCCAGGATGGAGCCCATGCCGCCCAGCACCACGATGCAGAGGATGATGATCGACTCCCAGATGGTGAAACTGGCCGGGTTGATGAAGGTCGTTTTGGCGGCGAACATGACCCCCCCCAGGCCGGCCCACGTGGCTCCCAGGCCGAAGGCGCTCAGCTTGGTTTTCCACTTGTCGATACCCATGGCCTGGCAGGCCACCTCGTCCTCGCGCAGGGCTATCCAGGCCCTGCCCAGTCGCGAGTCCTGCAGGCGCCGCACCACGAAGATGGTGAATATGGCCATACCCACCATCAGGAAATAGATGTAAATGATGTTCTGCTGCAGGGACAGCTCCATACCGAAGAACCCGGGCCGGGGGATGTTGGCGATACCGCTGGGACCGTATGAAAACTCGTTCCAGTTCTCCATGATCAGGCGGATGATTTCGCCGAACCCCAGGGTCACGATGGCCAGGTAGTCGCCGCGCAGCCGCAATACCGGAAACCCCAGAACGACGCCGAAAATGCCTGCGAACAACGCGCCGATGGGCAGCACCGTCCAGAACCCCAGGCCGAAGTGCAGGTTTAAAAGCGCGTAGGTGTAGGCGCCCACCAGGTAGAAGGCCACGTACCCCAGGTCAAGGAGGCCGGCCAGGCCGACCACGATGTTGAGGCCCAATCCCACCACCACGTAGATCAGGGCCGTGGTCATGATGTTGGTCTGGTACATGGAGAACGCGAAGGGGAAGATCACCACGAAAATGGCAAGGGCTGCCAGCGCCGGCAGATAGATTTTCCTGTTTTGCGTGATGCGCTGAACCATCGACTGCCGGTCTTCGCCGATATCGGCTTTCTTGACGCCGGCCTCCTTGCGCCTGATGAAAAACCGCCACACAAACGAGAGCACAAACGTGCCCCCCCCCACCATGAGGATGCGCCACCAGCGCCACTCGATGGTTTTTTCAATGGTGTTCACCTTGATGACCATGATGGGAAAGGTCAAAAACATGAACCACAGGGAAACCAGCAACGATTTCTTTATCTCACTAAGACTAAACATCGCTCACAACATAACTAATGCGTATAGCGGCCAAGCCGCGTTCCGTAACATCGCGAAGCGAGGTTACACTTTGTCCGTGTCACTCCTCCCCAGGATACCCGCCGGCCGGAAAATCAGGGTGAAGACCAGGAAGAGAAAGGCGAAAACATCCTCGTAGTCGCTGGAAATGTACCCGGTGAAGAAGCTCTCCGACATGCCCAGAACGATGCTCCCCAGAACCGCGCCCGGCATGCTGCCGATACCGCCTAAAACCGCGGCCACGAAAGCCTTGATGCCGGCGATGAACCCGATGTAATAGTTGATCTGCCCGGTGTGGGATGCGATCAGGACGCCGCCCAGGGCCGCCGTTCCCGAACCGACGATGAAGGTGAAGGAGATCACCCTGTTGATGTCGATGCCCACCAGCATGGCCATGTCCCGGTCCTGGGCCGTGGCCCGCATGGCCTTCCCGATGCGGGTGAACTTGATCAGGAAGGTCAGAAGGACCATGACGACGGCCGTGGTGATGTAGATGACGATCTCGGTGGAACGGACGATGTGTTCGACGGGTTCCAAAAATTTGAAGTCGGGGATCAGGGCCGGAAAGGGCAGAAAATTGGATGTCTGGGCCAGGAGCACGTAGTACTGCAGAAACATGGACATGCCGATGGCGCTGATCAACGCCGAAAGCCGGGGCGCCCTGCGCAGGGGCTTGTAGGCCATTTTCTCGATGGTCCAACCGTAAGAGGCGGAATAGATCACCGCAATCACCGAGGATAGAATCAGAATGACAATCGGATTCCACCCGAGCATGGAAAGGATGCCGGCCACGATCAGGGCGGTGAAGGCGCCGATCATGTAAATTTCGCCATGGGCGAAATTGATCAGCTCGATGATGCCGTAGACCATGGTGTAGCCCAGGGCGATCAGGGCGTAGATGCTGCCCCGCGTCAATCCCCCCAGAAAGAGTTCTGCAAAATATTCCATGCGTCAACCTAAAAAAAGATCGTTCCACATGCCCGGCCGCCACGGGCACGGCATGCGGATGGCTGGGTCAGAAAAAGTCAGGGGCCAGGCCCCCATCGGCCTGTCCCCCGACTGTTTCGCAATGGGCTTGACTACTTCAATTCGACATAGGCGCCGTTCTGTACGCGGTACATGGCAAAGCCCACGCCGATGGCATCCCCTTTTTCGTCAAACTTGATCTTTCCTAAGGGGGTGTCGACGTACTGGGTCTTGAGGGCTTTGGAAATGGCGTCGTAATCCGTGGAGCCCGCATTTTCGATGCCGTGGAGCAGGGCCAGGGCCGCGGCATAGCCGTTCAGGAAAAAAGCACCGGGATCTTCCCCGTAGGCGGCCTTGTGCTCCTCGTTGGCGGCGATGGCCATGGGGTTGGAGGACACATCCATGGGACCGGTGGCGTAAACGCCCTCGGCATACCTGCCGGCGACCTTGATGAACGTATCGTCCTTGACCCCGTCATCGGAAATGAACGGAATCTTCATCTTTTTCTTGCGCATCTGGGAAACGATCTTGGAAGCTTCAGGATGGTACCCGCCGAAAATAAGCGCATCCGCGCCGCTGCGCTTGATTTTCTGGACCACGGCGGAGTAGTCCATGGCGCCGACGGTGATGCCCTCGTAGAAAACAACCTCAGACCGGGGATCTTCTTCGATAAATTTTTTGGCGAATTCGGCCAGGCCCTTGCCGTAGTCGCCCTTGTCGTGCAGCACGGCGATCTTTTTGACGCCCAGAATATCGAGGGCGAAATCCACCTCCAGTTTGGCCTGGGCATCGTCGGATGCGATGGTGCGGTAGAAGTTGGGGTAGTCGCCGCTCTGGGTCAACGCCGGGTTGGTGGCCGAAGGGGACATGGCGATGATGTTGGATGCCTTGTAAATCCCCAGGGCGGCTTTGGTGGCCCCGCTGCAGATGTGGCCCAGGACGACGGTGACGCCCTCGCCCACCAGTTTGGTGGCGGTGTTGGTGGCTACCTCGGGCTTGCATTGATCGTCCTCGACAACCAGTTCCACCTGTTTGCCCAGAACGCCGCCCTTGGCGTTGATATCCTTCACAACCAGTTCGGCGGCTTTGACGGTGGGGATGCCGTAGGAAGCCAGGTCCCCGCTGAGCACGCTGCCAACCCCCAGTTTGATGGTGTCCGCAGCAAGACCGAGACCGGACAGGCTGAGCGTGAGAAAAAGGGTCGCAACCGCAACGATCAATATTTTTCCGCAATTTCTTTTCATCATTAAAATCCTCCTATACGCGTTTGGTGATAATAAGTCTCCGGCAAACCAATACTTAATAGACCCATGACGGTTCCGAGTCAAGCCAAAACCTGGTTGCCGCGCCCTCATGGGCCGATTTCTCTTAAAACCGTTGCAACTTAGCTGTTGCTGTTTGGCAGTGGGCATTATAAACAGTATTCAGATCGAAAAGCAACATCCACATATCAGGAGACGCTGAAAAATTGAAAAAAATCGGATTGGTTGTCAAACCGGATGTGGTCGTGCGTAAACGGGCGGACATTTTTGCCGCCTGGCTTGCAGAAAGATCAGTCGAGGTGGTCCGCAGGGATCTCCCTTCACCCGGCCTCGAGAAAACCGGCGAGCCCCGCCCCTCTGCCCCGTCGGACTTAAGCTGCGTGTTCGTCCTCGGCGGTGACGGGACCTTCCTGAGCGCCGTGCGCTGGATCGGCGCCAACCGCATCCCTGTATTGGGCGTTAAATTCGGCGAAGTCGGATTTCTGGCGGACACCACCGAGAGTAACCTGACCCGGGCGGCCGAAGCCGTGCTGGCAGAAACGTTCACCACGCTGCCGCGCATGCGGCTGCTGGTCAGGGTCCTGCGGGAGGAAAACGAAATCACCCGGCAGACGATTCTCAACGATGCGGTCATCAACCGGGGGGCCCTGGCCCGCCTGGCCCACGTCAAGACGTACATCGACGACCAGTTCCTCACCGAATACCGGGCCGACGGCCTGATCATCTCCACCCCCACGGGTTCGACGGCATATTCCCTTGCCGCCGGCGGTCCGGTGGTGCACCCGGCGG
This window encodes:
- a CDS encoding ABC transporter ATP-binding protein, with the protein product MLEVRDIRTYYGNIQALKGVDIKISEGEIITLIGANGAGKTTTLMSISGVVPPRSGEILFMGQPIGGLSPNEIVALGICQVPEGRRIFPYLTVSENLDMGAFLRTDTAEIKRDMEYIFELFPILAQRRGQAGGTLSGGEQQMLAVGRALMARPRLMLLDEPSLGLAPLVVKQIFEIIEKINTENNTTIFLVEQNANLALKVAHRGYVMENGKIILSDTSQNLMVDEEVKKAYLGM
- a CDS encoding ABC transporter ATP-binding protein codes for the protein MEPILQVKELTKDFGGLRALDSLDLEVQENQIVALIGPNGAGKTTFFNCITGIYKPTRGEMLIAPKGKKKKKLNGLKPNHVTEQGLARTFQNIRLFQNMTVLENVMIGRHCRMHAGIPGAIFRNPRTRKEEEQVLVDSYAMLEKIGLEQYVNEYAKNLPYGAQRRLEIARAMATEPFILLLDEPAAGMNARETRELDDLIIQIRDREKISILLIEHDMKLVMSLSDMIYVVDYGKKIAEGTPKEIKSNPDVIKAYLGEDVDA
- a CDS encoding branched-chain amino acid ABC transporter permease, which codes for MFSLSEIKKSLLVSLWFMFLTFPIMVIKVNTIEKTIEWRWWRILMVGGGTFVLSFVWRFFIRRKEAGVKKADIGEDRQSMVQRITQNRKIYLPALAALAIFVVIFPFAFSMYQTNIMTTALIYVVVGLGLNIVVGLAGLLDLGYVAFYLVGAYTYALLNLHFGLGFWTVLPIGALFAGIFGVVLGFPVLRLRGDYLAIVTLGFGEIIRLIMENWNEFSYGPSGIANIPRPGFFGMELSLQQNIIYIYFLMVGMAIFTIFVVRRLQDSRLGRAWIALREDEVACQAMGIDKWKTKLSAFGLGATWAGLGGVMFAAKTTFINPASFTIWESIIILCIVVLGGMGSILGVICGAMVLILLPEYLRAFSEYRMLMFGAILVIMMVFRPEGIISNVRRTYKFEKNRQT
- a CDS encoding branched-chain amino acid ABC transporter permease LivH (LivHMGF is the membrane component of the LIV-I/LS branched-chain amino acid transporter), which encodes MEYFAELFLGGLTRGSIYALIALGYTMVYGIIELINFAHGEIYMIGAFTALIVAGILSMLGWNPIVILILSSVIAVIYSASYGWTIEKMAYKPLRRAPRLSALISAIGMSMFLQYYVLLAQTSNFLPFPALIPDFKFLEPVEHIVRSTEIVIYITTAVVMVLLTFLIKFTRIGKAMRATAQDRDMAMLVGIDINRVISFTFIVGSGTAALGGVLIASHTGQINYYIGFIAGIKAFVAAVLGGIGSMPGAVLGSIVLGMSESFFTGYISSDYEDVFAFLFLVFTLIFRPAGILGRSDTDKV
- a CDS encoding branched-chain amino acid ABC transporter substrate-binding protein — encoded protein: MKRNCGKILIVAVATLFLTLSLSGLGLAADTIKLGVGSVLSGDLASYGIPTVKAAELVVKDINAKGGVLGKQVELVVEDDQCKPEVATNTATKLVGEGVTVVLGHICSGATKAALGIYKASNIIAMSPSATNPALTQSGDYPNFYRTIASDDAQAKLEVDFALDILGVKKIAVLHDKGDYGKGLAEFAKKFIEEDPRSEVVFYEGITVGAMDYSAVVQKIKRSGADALIFGGYHPEASKIVSQMRKKKMKIPFISDDGVKDDTFIKVAGRYAEGVYATGPMDVSSNPMAIAANEEHKAAYGEDPGAFFLNGYAAALALLHGIENAGSTDYDAISKALKTQYVDTPLGKIKFDEKGDAIGVGFAMYRVQNGAYVELK
- a CDS encoding NAD(+)/NADH kinase, which produces MKKIGLVVKPDVVVRKRADIFAAWLAERSVEVVRRDLPSPGLEKTGEPRPSAPSDLSCVFVLGGDGTFLSAVRWIGANRIPVLGVKFGEVGFLADTTESNLTRAAEAVLAETFTTLPRMRLLVRVLREENEITRQTILNDAVINRGALARLAHVKTYIDDQFLTEYRADGLIISTPTGSTAYSLAAGGPVVHPAVDSILLAPICPFTLTNRPLIVPDDVCIRLKLAKGASDILLTFDGQAGIEIDERDTIIVRKDDQPVHMIILPEHTYYDVLKTKLRWSGGRV